One region of Bactrocera neohumeralis isolate Rockhampton chromosome 5, APGP_CSIRO_Bneo_wtdbg2-racon-allhic-juicebox.fasta_v2, whole genome shotgun sequence genomic DNA includes:
- the LOC126760652 gene encoding uncharacterized protein LOC126760652 isoform X2, translating to MQTLKRERKRYQKDTAPADDIITLIHLVRQNPALYNYKLEPNQRRRIDVLNGWAEIAAKIGNRYTVEECRRKWKNLRDTYHQYRLRKPKPGDGLSKWRYAKELEFLSSIYQPKLKSQRHQNYMIDTQRSDLHDLGGPTVATRLKEDHNDGGIVHHSNPAITLVNDDEAFILTTYEESVTDDVTTIDHGGHDDPSISSHMELTHDDDDVEDVQEIVKNEHGSSLDDATGTEVHYEEVCMYEEAGNGPSVDCETIIGSGGVVRSSSTDSKNFATHHHHHTHSTADSFTYSMNDFCIESIPHLPSTSGGGGESGSGSSSSSVIGGSKLKNLTTSTIVTTPVVVSSSSNNPNVVQQQTANSSILQLQSPTSMMYNGQSREELDLFFAFLKQKMQRFSKEEITLMQVEFLNCVQKHEAERKYNGGGSGDATILHQ from the exons ATGCAAACTCTTA AACGTGAGCGTAAACGATATCAAAAGGATACGGCACCCGCAGATGATATAATAACATTAATACATTTGGTACGCCAGAATCCTGCgctatataattataaattagagCCTAATCAAAGACGGCGGATTGATGTGTTAAATGGTTGGGCCGAAATAGCGGCGAAAATTGGTA ACAGATATACTGTAGAGGAGTGTCGACGTAAGTGGAAAAATTTAAGAGACACTTATCACCAATACCGACTTCGTAAACCAAAACCTGGCGATGGCTTATCAAAATGGCGTTATGCCAAAGAATTAGAATTCTTATCGAGTATATATCAgccaaaattaaaatcacaaCGCCATCAGAATTACATGATAGACACACAACGTTCGGACCTTCATGACCTTGGTGGACCCACCGTAGCAACTCGATTAAAAGAAGATCATAACGATGGCGGAATTGTGCACCATTCAAATCCGGCCATAACTCTAGTGAACGACGATGAGGCATTCATACTTACCACTTACGAAGAGAGTGTCACAGATGACGTTACAACTATTGATCATGGTGGTCATGATGACCCAAGTATATCTTCTCATATGGAGCTGACacacgatgatgatgatgtcgAAGATGTacaagaaattgttaaaaacgaaCACGGTTCGTCATTGGACGATGCAACTGGCACCGAAGTTCATTACGAGGAGGTGTGCATGTATGAAGAGGCAGGGAACGGACCTAGTGTAGATTGCGAGACCATTATTGGCTCAGGGGGAGTAGTGCGCAGCTCGTCGacagattcaaaaaattttgc TACACACCATCATCATCACACGCACTCTACTGCTGATTCATTCACCTACTCTATGAATGACTTTTGCATCGAGTCAATACCCCATTTACCTAGTACAAGTGGTGGAGGTGGTGAAAGTGGTAGCGGCAGCAGTAGTAGTAGTGTAATTGGTGGATCGAAATTAAAGAATTTGACCACTTCAACAATTGTAACAACTCCCGTTGTAGTGAGCAGTAGTTCTAATAACCCTAATGTGGTGCAACAACAAACGGCAAATTCGTCCATTCTACAGTTACAGTCTCCAACATCTATGATGTATAATGGACAATCGCGCGAGGAGTTGGATTTATTTTTCGCTTTCCTCAAACAGAAGATGCAACGTTTTTCAAAGGAGGAAATAACTTTGATGCAAGTCGAATTTCTGAATTGTGTTCAGAAACATGAAGCTGAACGCAAATATAACGGAGGTGGTAGCGGAGATGCAACAATATTACATCAATAA
- the LOC126760652 gene encoding uncharacterized protein LOC126760652 isoform X1 produces the protein MQTLKRERKRYQKDTAPADDIITLIHLVRQNPALYNYKLEPNQRRRIDVLNGWAEIAAKIGNRYTVEECRRKWKNLRDTYHQYRLRKPKPGDGLSKWRYAKELEFLSSIYQPKLKSQRHQNYMIDTQRSDLHDLGGPTVATRLKEDHNDGGIVHHSNPAITLVNDDEAFILTTYEESVTDDVTTIDHGGHDDPSISSHMELTHDDDDVEDVQEIVKNEHGSSLDDATGTEVHYEEVCMYEEAGNGPSVDCETIIGSGGVVRSSSTDSKNFASTHHHHHTHSTADSFTYSMNDFCIESIPHLPSTSGGGGESGSGSSSSSVIGGSKLKNLTTSTIVTTPVVVSSSSNNPNVVQQQTANSSILQLQSPTSMMYNGQSREELDLFFAFLKQKMQRFSKEEITLMQVEFLNCVQKHEAERKYNGGGSGDATILHQ, from the exons ATGCAAACTCTTA AACGTGAGCGTAAACGATATCAAAAGGATACGGCACCCGCAGATGATATAATAACATTAATACATTTGGTACGCCAGAATCCTGCgctatataattataaattagagCCTAATCAAAGACGGCGGATTGATGTGTTAAATGGTTGGGCCGAAATAGCGGCGAAAATTGGTA ACAGATATACTGTAGAGGAGTGTCGACGTAAGTGGAAAAATTTAAGAGACACTTATCACCAATACCGACTTCGTAAACCAAAACCTGGCGATGGCTTATCAAAATGGCGTTATGCCAAAGAATTAGAATTCTTATCGAGTATATATCAgccaaaattaaaatcacaaCGCCATCAGAATTACATGATAGACACACAACGTTCGGACCTTCATGACCTTGGTGGACCCACCGTAGCAACTCGATTAAAAGAAGATCATAACGATGGCGGAATTGTGCACCATTCAAATCCGGCCATAACTCTAGTGAACGACGATGAGGCATTCATACTTACCACTTACGAAGAGAGTGTCACAGATGACGTTACAACTATTGATCATGGTGGTCATGATGACCCAAGTATATCTTCTCATATGGAGCTGACacacgatgatgatgatgtcgAAGATGTacaagaaattgttaaaaacgaaCACGGTTCGTCATTGGACGATGCAACTGGCACCGAAGTTCATTACGAGGAGGTGTGCATGTATGAAGAGGCAGGGAACGGACCTAGTGTAGATTGCGAGACCATTATTGGCTCAGGGGGAGTAGTGCGCAGCTCGTCGacagattcaaaaaattttgc AAGTACACACCATCATCATCACACGCACTCTACTGCTGATTCATTCACCTACTCTATGAATGACTTTTGCATCGAGTCAATACCCCATTTACCTAGTACAAGTGGTGGAGGTGGTGAAAGTGGTAGCGGCAGCAGTAGTAGTAGTGTAATTGGTGGATCGAAATTAAAGAATTTGACCACTTCAACAATTGTAACAACTCCCGTTGTAGTGAGCAGTAGTTCTAATAACCCTAATGTGGTGCAACAACAAACGGCAAATTCGTCCATTCTACAGTTACAGTCTCCAACATCTATGATGTATAATGGACAATCGCGCGAGGAGTTGGATTTATTTTTCGCTTTCCTCAAACAGAAGATGCAACGTTTTTCAAAGGAGGAAATAACTTTGATGCAAGTCGAATTTCTGAATTGTGTTCAGAAACATGAAGCTGAACGCAAATATAACGGAGGTGGTAGCGGAGATGCAACAATATTACATCAATAA